A single region of the Octopus bimaculoides isolate UCB-OBI-ISO-001 chromosome 6, ASM119413v2, whole genome shotgun sequence genome encodes:
- the LOC106881727 gene encoding uncharacterized protein LOC106881727 produces MTLRSEACTNMFIVAKTRRTSSSGRDTRPDSSRGIVNSVVSNVTDYSSDINMTSADSAAVSTIDTAGTTIITSARRQHMRTGKPYVSSFTSPSWPGLQVCRSGVRTNRVGVRKTAIMVENVSFNLTKMLHRFCSPTSSSIFTILCLICLLCFPGCVEGLGEITWAVNCGGGVHTDIHGIRYQADYLKTGIASDYGKNLMIQRIVPQDQILYQTERYHTSTFGYEIPIKEDGDYVLTLKFCEVWFTSPNQKVRPSMPYRLVCCFFPSFLLNHRKNVFSTRFYTISIIQYQLKISKCNSFFFF; encoded by the coding sequence ATGACGTTACGAAGTGAAGCTTGTACCAACATGTTTATCGTAGCCAAAACGAGGAGGACGTCTAGTAGTGGCCGCGACACTAGGCCGGATTCATCGAGAGGAATTGTTAACAGTGTGGTTAGCAACGTTACAGACTACAGTAGTGATATTAACATGACATCAGCGGATTCTGCGGCTGTATCTACCATAGATACTGCTGGTACTACAATAATAACATCTGCCAGACGCCAACACATGAGAACAGGCAAACCATATGTGTCGTCATTTACCTCACCTTCCTGGCCGGGCCTACAGGTTTGTAGATCGGGTGTTCGAACGAATCGTGTGGGTGTTAGGAAAACAGCTATTATGGTCGAAAATGTTAGCTTCAATCTGACCAAGATGCTACACCGATTCTGCAGTCCGACAAGTTCGTCAATTTTTACCATCCTATGTCTTATATGTTTGTTGTGCTTCCCTGGTTGTGTCGAGGGCTTAGGAGAAATCACGTGGGCAGTGAACTGTGGCGGTGGTGTCCATACTGACATACACGGAATTCGATACCAAGCCGACTACCTCAAGACTGGAATAGCGTCTGATTATGGAAAAAACCTGATGATACAAAGGATCGTTCCCCAAGACCAGATTCTATACCAAACTGAGAGATATCACACATCAACTTTCGGCTATGAAATTCCTATCAAAGAAGACGGAGACTATGTATTGACGTTGAAGTTCTGTGAAGTCTGGTTCACATCACCCAACCAAAAGGTACGTCCATCTATGCCATACCGGCTTGTATGTTGTTTTTTCCCCTCCTTTTTACTGAATCATAGGAAGAATGTATTTTCCACTCGATTTTATACTATATCTATAATACAGTATCAATTGAAGATATCTAAatgtaatagttttttttttttttga